The following are from one region of the Cytobacillus firmus genome:
- a CDS encoding DUF817 domain-containing protein produces MNALQQLVRFGWKQALSCLFPVVIFASLALTKFLPLSILPRYDWMLIICLLMQWFMVRSGLETKDELKVITLFHIIGLALELFKVHMGSWAYPEEGYSKVLGVPLYSGFMYASVASYLCQAWRRLNVKLIKWPPSLAVMPLAAAIYLNFFTHHYWIDIRWWLSGMVLIVYWRSWVSYEVGGIQYRMPLALSFVLIGFFIWVAENIATFFGAWEYPNQADAWSLVHLGKVSSWLLLVIVSFLIVATLKRVKGNSSAGTAASQTR; encoded by the coding sequence ATGAACGCACTGCAGCAGCTCGTTCGTTTCGGCTGGAAACAGGCTTTATCTTGTTTGTTTCCTGTTGTTATTTTTGCTTCTTTAGCTTTAACCAAATTCCTGCCGCTGTCTATTCTGCCGCGATATGACTGGATGCTGATCATCTGTCTGCTGATGCAGTGGTTCATGGTGCGCTCTGGGCTAGAAACAAAGGATGAATTGAAGGTTATAACTTTATTCCACATTATTGGTCTTGCACTTGAACTATTTAAGGTGCATATGGGCTCATGGGCTTATCCGGAGGAGGGTTATTCCAAAGTGTTGGGTGTTCCTTTGTACAGCGGTTTCATGTATGCCAGTGTAGCAAGTTATCTCTGCCAGGCTTGGAGAAGGCTTAATGTTAAACTGATAAAATGGCCGCCTTCCCTCGCAGTAATGCCTCTTGCTGCTGCGATTTATTTAAATTTTTTCACCCATCATTATTGGATCGATATCCGCTGGTGGCTGTCAGGAATGGTTTTGATTGTTTATTGGAGATCCTGGGTCAGTTACGAGGTAGGCGGAATCCAATACCGTATGCCGCTTGCCCTTTCTTTTGTGCTGATCGGGTTCTTCATATGGGTAGCCGAAAATATTGCCACCTTCTTTGGAGCTTGGGAATATCCCAATCAGGCAGATGCTTGGAGTCTAGTTCATCTGGGAAAGGTGAGTTCCTGGCTGCTATTAGTGATTGTCAGCTTTCTTATCGTGGCTACGCTAAAGAGGGTTAAAGGAAACAGTTCCGCTGGCACAGCTGCTAGTCAAACTAGATAA
- a CDS encoding helix-turn-helix domain-containing protein yields MAIIINVDVMLAKRKMSVTELSERVGITMANLSILKNGKAKAIRFSTLEAICKALDCQPGDILEYRSDE; encoded by the coding sequence ATGGCTATTATTATAAATGTTGATGTGATGCTGGCTAAAAGGAAAATGAGTGTAACAGAATTGTCAGAGAGAGTGGGAATCACAATGGCAAATCTCTCTATATTGAAGAATGGAAAAGCAAAAGCGATCCGATTTTCAACCTTGGAGGCCATTTGCAAGGCGCTGGATTGCCAGCCTGGAGATATTCTGGAATATCGAAGTGATGAATAA
- a CDS encoding CBO0543 family protein, giving the protein MHYILVILVIILSCIKGDWKNWERYYPTMLYISVASFIYEFISHSHFHLWELEKDTLTLMGVHLMHNIVINPLIGFVFLSNYPAKFKSKILYFIYWIFLFWSTEWLAFRFHFISYHNGWNIWWSFLFVVIMFPMIRLHYVHKLRALILSAPIAALYLFLFDYL; this is encoded by the coding sequence ATGCATTACATCCTTGTAATATTGGTAATCATTCTTTCTTGTATAAAAGGCGACTGGAAAAACTGGGAAAGATACTATCCTACTATGCTCTATATTTCCGTGGCCTCTTTCATTTATGAATTTATTTCACATAGTCATTTTCACTTATGGGAACTGGAAAAAGACACTCTGACTCTAATGGGAGTCCATTTAATGCACAATATTGTGATCAATCCATTAATTGGTTTTGTGTTCCTATCTAATTATCCCGCCAAGTTTAAAAGTAAAATACTTTATTTTATATATTGGATATTTTTGTTTTGGTCAACTGAATGGCTGGCATTCCGCTTTCATTTCATAAGCTACCATAATGGCTGGAATATTTGGTGGTCTTTTTTATTTGTCGTCATTATGTTTCCTATGATCCGATTACATTATGTCCATAAACTGCGGGCACTAATTCTTTCGGCTCCGATTGCAGCCCTTTATTTATTTTTGTTTGATTACCTTTAA